The following are encoded together in the Roseobacter denitrificans OCh 114 genome:
- a CDS encoding ABC transporter permease: MDKHIITGIALFVAAICLLPIIGVIAAAAFSSFDTLGQLADTVLWRYTWTTLVLVVLVAVGSIVIGATTAWLVVTSEFRGRRFFEIALVVPLAFPAYVLAYAYTDILDHPGIVQTTLRNLMGWGPRDYWFPEIRSLGGAALMLTLVLYPYVYLLTRAAFRMQAATPFYAARSLGSSPLKAFLRVSLPMARPAIAAGTLLVVMETIADFGTVAHFSVQTFATGIYTSWFGLGDRGAAAQLALGLLAFALLVAILEYMNRGSAAFASKGRQEPFVRFTLTGHRAFAAQCACAVPVLLGVIVPVITLILMGLRSEQDIFSPRYMRFIQSTLTLASIAAVVTVFAAILLGTFNRVSPGRSALASLFIGRLGYAVPGGVIAIGLLVPFANFDNWLDAQMEASFGISTGLLISGSIWLMIAAYMIRFLAAAIGAYDSGLATVTPNVDAASRVLGRTAWGTVRDIHLSVLRPSILTAMLIVFVDTVKELPATLILRPFNYDTLAVHAFRLASDERLEGAAVPSLMIAGIGLIPVIILCAQISEWRQARA; the protein is encoded by the coding sequence ATGGACAAGCATATTATCACTGGCATCGCCTTGTTTGTGGCGGCAATTTGCCTGTTGCCGATCATCGGGGTCATCGCGGCTGCGGCATTCAGCTCTTTCGACACGCTGGGGCAACTCGCGGACACGGTCCTTTGGCGGTACACATGGACGACGCTCGTGCTGGTCGTTCTTGTGGCCGTCGGCAGCATTGTCATCGGGGCGACAACCGCATGGCTGGTTGTGACATCCGAATTCCGGGGCAGGCGATTCTTTGAGATCGCGCTGGTCGTGCCGCTCGCCTTTCCCGCCTATGTGCTGGCCTATGCCTATACCGATATCCTTGATCATCCGGGCATCGTGCAAACCACGCTGCGCAACCTGATGGGGTGGGGGCCGCGAGACTATTGGTTCCCCGAGATCAGATCACTGGGCGGTGCCGCGCTGATGCTGACGCTCGTGCTTTATCCTTACGTGTATCTGCTGACGCGCGCAGCGTTCCGGATGCAGGCGGCGACCCCCTTTTACGCAGCGCGCTCGCTGGGGTCCTCTCCGCTCAAGGCCTTTTTACGGGTGTCTCTGCCCATGGCGCGCCCCGCCATCGCGGCGGGCACGCTTCTGGTGGTGATGGAGACGATTGCGGATTTTGGCACCGTGGCGCATTTCAGCGTCCAGACATTTGCGACCGGTATCTACACCAGTTGGTTCGGGCTGGGTGATCGGGGGGCTGCTGCGCAACTGGCGCTTGGCCTTTTGGCCTTCGCGCTGCTTGTTGCGATTCTGGAGTATATGAACCGGGGGTCTGCGGCCTTTGCATCCAAGGGGCGACAGGAACCATTTGTGCGCTTCACCCTGACGGGGCATCGCGCTTTTGCGGCACAATGCGCCTGTGCGGTGCCGGTATTGCTGGGGGTCATCGTACCTGTCATCACCCTGATCCTGATGGGTTTGCGCTCTGAGCAGGATATTTTCAGCCCCCGGTACATGCGCTTTATCCAAAGCACGCTGACGCTGGCCAGTATCGCCGCCGTCGTGACGGTTTTCGCAGCGATCCTGCTGGGCACGTTCAACCGGGTGTCGCCGGGGCGCAGCGCGCTGGCCTCGCTGTTTATTGGTCGGCTTGGATATGCCGTGCCGGGCGGAGTCATCGCCATTGGCCTTCTGGTGCCTTTCGCGAACTTCGACAATTGGCTCGATGCGCAGATGGAGGCGTCCTTTGGCATCTCGACCGGCCTTTTGATCTCGGGCTCGATCTGGCTGATGATCGCGGCCTATATGATCCGTTTTCTCGCGGCAGCCATCGGGGCTTATGACAGCGGCCTTGCAACTGTCACGCCGAATGTGGATGCGGCCTCGCGGGTTTTGGGGCGTACCGCCTGGGGCACCGTGCGCGACATCCACCTGTCAGTTCTGCGCCCAAGTATCCTGACCGCGATGTTGATTGTCTTCGTTGATACGGTAAAGGAACTGCCTGCCACGTTGATCTTGCGCCCATTCAATTATGACACCCTTGCGGTACATGCCTTTCGATTGGCCTCGGATGAGCGTCTGGAAGGTGCAGCGGTGCCCAGCCTGATGATCGCAGGCATAGGTCTGATCCCGGTCATCATCCTATGTGCGCAGATCAGTGAGTGGCGGCAGGCGCGGGCCTGA
- a CDS encoding Fe(3+) ABC transporter substrate-binding protein yields the protein MTTKTSLFALAIAMTATSAIAEGELNLYSSRHYDTDERLYSEFTEATGITVNRIEGKADELIARMEAEGSNSPVDVFLTVDTVRITRAKDMGLLQSVDSEVLEAKVPAYLQDDDNQWFAFSQRARILFYDKNDVTNPPATYQDLAKPEYEGQICIRSSSNVYTQNIVAALVAHLGEEATGEWAKAVVGNFARAPQGGDTDQLRGIVSGECDIAMSNTYYFSRALRKDVSGLSDSTDMIGWVFPNQNDIGAHMNISGGGVAVNAPNKDNAVKFLEYLASEQAQQYFSAGNDEYPAVPGVSLAPSVAALGIFRPDAIALSDIAENIDAAQRILAEAGWE from the coding sequence ATGACCACCAAGACTTCACTCTTTGCCTTGGCAATCGCCATGACTGCAACGAGCGCGATCGCTGAGGGCGAGCTCAATCTGTATTCGTCGCGGCACTATGATACCGACGAACGCCTCTATTCGGAGTTCACCGAGGCAACGGGCATCACCGTCAACCGCATTGAGGGCAAAGCGGACGAGCTTATCGCCAGAATGGAGGCCGAGGGGTCGAATTCGCCGGTCGATGTGTTTCTCACCGTAGACACCGTGCGCATCACACGCGCGAAAGACATGGGCCTGCTGCAGTCTGTGGACAGCGAGGTTCTCGAAGCAAAAGTGCCCGCCTATTTGCAGGATGATGACAATCAGTGGTTTGCCTTCTCGCAGCGCGCGCGCATCCTGTTTTACGACAAGAACGACGTCACGAACCCGCCTGCAACCTACCAGGATCTGGCAAAGCCCGAATACGAGGGTCAGATCTGCATCCGTTCTTCGTCAAACGTATACACACAGAACATCGTCGCCGCCCTCGTGGCACACCTTGGTGAAGAGGCCACAGGCGAATGGGCCAAGGCGGTTGTGGGCAACTTCGCGCGCGCTCCGCAGGGGGGTGACACTGACCAGCTGCGCGGTATCGTATCAGGCGAATGCGACATTGCGATGTCCAACACCTATTACTTCTCGCGCGCGCTGCGCAAAGACGTTTCCGGTCTGTCGGACAGCACGGATATGATCGGCTGGGTCTTCCCGAACCAGAACGATATCGGCGCACACATGAACATTTCCGGTGGCGGTGTTGCTGTGAATGCACCCAACAAGGACAATGCCGTCAAGTTCCTTGAATACCTCGCATCCGAGCAGGCGCAGCAGTATTTCTCAGCTGGCAACGATGAGTATCCCGCCGTTCCCGGCGTCAGCCTTGCGCCATCGGTCGCAGCTTTGGGCATCTTCCGTCCCGATGCGATTGCCCTGTCGGATATTGCGGAAAACATCGACGCCGCACAGCGGATCCTGGCAGAAGCCGGCTGGGAATAA
- a CDS encoding permease: MSDPAPHTRSSGDPTGFILPVDTASGDATGCGSAATTKCCGGAVAAAHAPLWRRIDWMLWGSGGLILAAYVAGFFLSHEAPFGLGVFTHGVQDMMNLMWWGILVGMVAVGLIDRVPRQFVIGIIGRDQGAKSLVRAVLGGVLLDLCNHDVLMVGAKLYERGASLGQVFAFLIASPWNSLSLTIIIGALMGWGWMFLFLGASLVIALLTGLAVEALERAGRVRPNPNRIDLPADFHVWREAKAGLKATRYDMAFVRDVAQRSVSASKMVLRWLFFGIVLAALIQATVPTETFQTWFGATLLGLFTTLLAATIIEVCSEGSVPIAADLMTRAAAPGNAFTFLMAGVATDYTEVLILREVTGRLRAALLLPLLTVPQVLLIGWALNTAG; encoded by the coding sequence ATGTCCGATCCGGCACCACATACCCGATCCAGCGGCGACCCCACCGGGTTCATCCTGCCCGTCGACACTGCAAGCGGTGACGCAACCGGCTGCGGGTCTGCGGCCACGACCAAGTGCTGCGGCGGTGCGGTTGCCGCAGCGCACGCCCCGCTGTGGCGGCGCATCGACTGGATGCTCTGGGGGTCGGGCGGGCTGATCCTTGCGGCCTATGTGGCGGGGTTTTTCCTGTCCCATGAAGCGCCCTTTGGCCTGGGCGTTTTCACCCATGGCGTGCAGGACATGATGAACCTGATGTGGTGGGGCATCCTTGTGGGGATGGTCGCTGTCGGGTTGATTGACCGGGTGCCGCGCCAGTTCGTGATCGGGATCATCGGGCGCGATCAGGGCGCCAAAAGTCTTGTGCGCGCGGTGCTGGGCGGGGTGCTGCTTGATCTGTGCAACCACGATGTGCTGATGGTGGGGGCCAAGCTTTATGAGCGCGGTGCCAGCCTCGGACAGGTCTTTGCCTTTCTGATCGCAAGCCCGTGGAATTCCCTGTCGCTGACGATCATCATCGGCGCGCTGATGGGCTGGGGTTGGATGTTCCTGTTCCTCGGGGCCTCGCTGGTCATCGCTTTGCTGACGGGACTGGCCGTCGAAGCGCTGGAGCGCGCAGGCCGCGTCAGACCCAACCCCAACCGCATCGACCTACCGGCTGATTTCCATGTCTGGCGCGAGGCAAAAGCGGGCCTGAAGGCGACCCGCTATGACATGGCTTTTGTGCGCGATGTGGCGCAGCGGTCCGTCAGCGCCAGCAAGATGGTGCTGCGGTGGTTGTTCTTTGGGATCGTGCTGGCCGCATTGATACAGGCAACTGTCCCGACCGAGACGTTCCAGACATGGTTCGGCGCGACCCTGCTGGGCCTCTTTACCACCCTGCTCGCCGCCACGATCATTGAGGTCTGCTCCGAAGGGTCCGTTCCCATCGCCGCAGACCTGATGACCCGCGCCGCCGCACCGGGCAACGCGTTCACCTTTCTGATGGCGGGTGTCGCGACCGATTACACCGAGGTCCTGATCCTGCGCGAAGTCACCGGGCGCCTCAGGGCGGCGCTGCTGTTGCCTCTGCTCACCGTACCGCAGGTGCTGCTGATCGGCTGGGCGCTCAACACGGCGGGTTGA
- a CDS encoding MerR family transcriptional regulator yields MYPIGTLSKRTGTKVQTIRYYEQIGLMQAPERSSGGRRRYNDAALDRLSFIRHARQLGFTLDAIRELLDLSDNPARPCAQVDEIAHRQLQEVEQRIARLEALRVELERMLDQCRRNTVAECRVLQVLGDHSACLSDHGAPLSREA; encoded by the coding sequence ATGTACCCCATCGGCACCCTGTCCAAACGCACCGGTACAAAGGTGCAGACGATCCGCTATTACGAACAGATCGGCCTGATGCAGGCACCGGAGCGCTCAAGTGGTGGGCGACGGCGCTATAACGATGCGGCGCTTGATCGCCTGTCTTTCATCCGTCACGCGCGCCAGCTTGGCTTTACCCTTGATGCGATCCGCGAGTTGCTCGATCTGTCGGATAACCCGGCGCGCCCCTGTGCGCAGGTCGATGAAATCGCGCATCGCCAGCTGCAAGAGGTGGAGCAGCGGATCGCGCGGCTTGAGGCCCTGCGCGTTGAACTGGAACGCATGTTGGATCAGTGTCGCAGGAATACTGTGGCGGAGTGCCGTGTGCTACAGGTGTTGGGGGATCATTCTGCCTGTCTGTCCGATCACGGTGCGCCCCTGAGCCGCGAGGCGTGA
- a CDS encoding metal ABC transporter permease, which yields MGAEFVQFSLTPILIGTLAAIACALPGNFLILRRQALIGDAISHVVLPGIVVAFLITGTLGAVPMLLGAAGAAVVSVILIEAVKRLGNIEPGAAMGVVFTTLFAGGVLLLEQSDTSSVHLDVEHALMGNLESLIWFRATGWESLLDPVALASLPPELPRMAVACAFVIVLMLVFWRWLKIATFDEGFAEALGIPATALGLGLVITAAIAAVAAFDAVGSIIVIAMFICPPAAARLMTNRLERQVWWSVLFAVLSAVLGYVFAGYGPLWFGSQNAVSAAGMIATVSGVILGLACLYGPHRARLGVGREDAAT from the coding sequence ATGGGCGCCGAATTTGTCCAGTTTTCCCTTACCCCGATCCTGATCGGTACGCTTGCCGCCATCGCCTGTGCGCTGCCGGGGAACTTCCTGATCCTGCGCCGACAGGCCCTGATTGGTGATGCGATCAGCCATGTTGTGCTGCCGGGTATCGTTGTTGCATTTCTCATCACCGGCACGCTTGGCGCGGTGCCCATGTTACTGGGCGCGGCGGGCGCAGCCGTCGTTTCGGTGATCCTGATCGAGGCGGTCAAGCGGCTGGGCAATATCGAACCGGGAGCCGCCATGGGGGTCGTTTTCACAACGCTTTTTGCAGGCGGTGTGCTGCTGCTGGAGCAATCCGACACCTCGAGCGTGCATCTGGACGTCGAACACGCGTTGATGGGCAATCTGGAATCGCTGATCTGGTTCCGCGCCACGGGCTGGGAAAGCCTGCTGGACCCCGTCGCCCTTGCCAGCCTGCCCCCGGAACTGCCCCGCATGGCCGTGGCTTGCGCCTTTGTGATCGTGCTGATGCTGGTGTTCTGGCGCTGGCTGAAGATCGCAACATTCGACGAGGGTTTCGCAGAAGCGCTTGGCATTCCTGCAACCGCGCTCGGTCTGGGCCTTGTGATCACGGCGGCCATCGCGGCGGTTGCGGCCTTTGATGCGGTCGGCTCAATTATCGTGATCGCGATGTTCATCTGCCCACCCGCCGCCGCGCGCCTGATGACCAACCGGCTGGAGCGTCAGGTCTGGTGGTCCGTACTCTTTGCCGTCCTCTCGGCGGTGCTGGGCTATGTCTTTGCAGGCTATGGCCCGCTTTGGTTCGGCAGCCAGAACGCGGTCAGTGCCGCGGGCATGATCGCCACCGTCTCCGGTGTGATCCTTGGGCTGGCCTGTCTTTATGGCCCGCACCGCGCCCGCTTGGGCGTGGGGCGCGAAGACGCTGCGACCTGA
- a CDS encoding metal ABC transporter permease, with product MTPLLDALLLNAGYNAALVAIGATLLGFAAGASGTFLFLRKRALVSDATAHATLPGVALAFIVMVALGGDGRSLIGLLIGSAITATIGLVLIEWIVRRTRLAEDAAIGAVLGVFFGFGIVLLTIVQTMSAGRQAGLEGFLLGSTAGMLYQDAVIIALGGSLAVFATWLMRRPMTLVAFDAEYAAAMGYDVRRIDLLMMGLVMAVTVIGLKLVGLILIVAMLIIPPVTARFWTERSGRVIWIAGAVGGVSGYVGAALSASAPAMPTGPLIVLTAASVFVFSLIFAPVRGVAAAVIRHRRFQRRVHRRQGLLSLSRQEPIREPYTLRLLAKDGLIRADGVPTDTGRAQAAKVARDERRWDVAREVHQDAGLTGRYDGLTPIEEVFTPDEIQEFDRRLGPPVAVGGLG from the coding sequence GTGACACCCCTGCTCGATGCCCTGCTGCTGAACGCGGGGTATAATGCTGCCCTGGTTGCAATTGGCGCGACCCTTTTGGGGTTCGCCGCCGGGGCGTCTGGCACATTCCTTTTTCTGCGCAAGCGCGCGTTGGTCTCGGATGCCACGGCCCATGCGACCCTGCCCGGTGTCGCACTGGCCTTTATCGTCATGGTTGCCTTGGGCGGTGACGGGCGCAGCCTGATTGGCCTTCTGATCGGTTCCGCCATCACGGCGACCATCGGCCTAGTTTTGATCGAGTGGATCGTGCGGCGCACCCGGCTGGCGGAGGATGCCGCCATCGGCGCCGTTCTGGGCGTGTTCTTTGGGTTTGGCATCGTGTTGCTCACCATTGTTCAGACCATGAGTGCCGGACGACAGGCCGGGCTGGAAGGGTTCCTGCTGGGGTCCACTGCGGGCATGCTTTATCAGGATGCGGTAATCATCGCGCTCGGTGGCTCGCTCGCGGTCTTCGCCACATGGCTCATGCGCCGCCCCATGACGCTGGTGGCTTTTGATGCGGAATACGCGGCTGCCATGGGTTATGACGTGCGCCGGATCGACCTTCTGATGATGGGTCTGGTCATGGCCGTGACGGTGATCGGGCTGAAACTGGTCGGTCTTATCCTGATCGTGGCAATGCTGATCATCCCCCCTGTCACCGCGCGGTTCTGGACCGAACGCAGTGGCCGTGTCATCTGGATCGCAGGGGCCGTGGGCGGGGTATCGGGCTATGTGGGCGCGGCATTGTCTGCGTCAGCCCCGGCGATGCCCACAGGCCCGCTGATCGTGCTGACGGCGGCCAGCGTTTTCGTCTTTTCCCTGATTTTTGCGCCCGTGCGCGGGGTGGCCGCCGCCGTCATCCGGCATCGCCGCTTCCAGCGCCGCGTGCACCGCCGTCAGGGGCTTTTGTCGCTGTCCCGGCAGGAACCGATCCGCGAACCCTATACCCTGCGCCTGCTGGCCAAGGATGGGCTGATCCGCGCCGACGGCGTGCCCACGGACACGGGCCGCGCGCAAGCCGCCAAAGTGGCCCGTGATGAACGCCGCTGGGACGTGGCGCGCGAGGTACATCAGGATGCGGGGCTGACCGGGCGCTACGACGGGCTGACCCCGATCGAAGAGGTCTTCACCCCCGACGAGATACAGGAGTTCGACCGCAGGCTCGGCCCACCGGTCGCCGTGGGAGGTCTGGGCTGA
- a CDS encoding metal ABC transporter ATP-binding protein codes for MHTAATLATTGGRAAPASTRAPESPLAVRGLTVSYGEKPAIFSVDADFPAQAMTAIIGPNGAGKSTLLKAALGVIPRLSGEVSIFGTPVEQARDRIAYVPQRASVDWDFPTTVIDVVQMGLYRKVGLLGRLSGAMTAQARECLDRVGMADFAHRQIGQLSGGQQQRVFLARALAQDADLYLLDEPFAGVDAATERAIIDVLKLLKAEGKAVVAVHHDLSTVADYFDHVFLINVRRIAEGPVATTFTPENLSAAYGGRLAATHMAELAGVAS; via the coding sequence ATGCATACTGCTGCAACACTGGCAACAACGGGCGGCCGGGCCGCACCCGCATCCACACGTGCACCGGAAAGCCCCCTTGCCGTGCGGGGGCTGACCGTCTCTTACGGTGAAAAACCAGCGATCTTCTCGGTGGATGCCGACTTCCCGGCTCAAGCGATGACCGCGATCATCGGTCCCAACGGCGCGGGTAAATCCACGTTGCTCAAGGCCGCGCTTGGCGTCATCCCGCGCCTGTCAGGCGAGGTATCGATCTTTGGCACACCTGTCGAACAAGCCCGTGACCGCATTGCCTATGTTCCACAACGCGCCAGCGTGGATTGGGATTTTCCCACCACGGTGATCGACGTTGTGCAGATGGGCCTTTATCGCAAGGTCGGGCTCCTTGGTCGCTTGTCCGGCGCGATGACAGCGCAGGCACGCGAGTGCCTTGATCGGGTCGGCATGGCTGATTTCGCCCACCGCCAGATCGGCCAATTGTCCGGCGGCCAGCAACAACGCGTGTTCCTTGCGCGCGCTTTGGCGCAGGATGCCGACCTCTACCTGCTGGATGAACCCTTTGCAGGCGTGGATGCCGCCACCGAACGCGCCATCATCGACGTGCTGAAACTGCTTAAGGCCGAAGGTAAAGCCGTGGTCGCTGTGCATCACGATCTCTCCACCGTGGCCGACTATTTCGACCATGTGTTTCTGATCAATGTGCGCCGCATCGCCGAGGGGCCCGTGGCGACGACCTTCACTCCGGAGAACCTCAGCGCCGCCTATGGCGGGCGTCTGGCAGCCACGCATATGGCGGAACTGGCAGGGGTCGCGTCGTGA
- a CDS encoding metal ABC transporter solute-binding protein, Zn/Mn family, producing the protein MILSKRSLLATATAFALVLPAGWAIAKEQLDVVATTGMIGDAAREVGGDLVKVRALMGPGVDPHAYRQTRSDIVGMAKADLVLWHGLYLEAQMEDFLNELSESGNVVAVAESLPRNLLIGHEDYEGKFDPHVWMNPNLWSRVVLNVRDALIEVQPESEATFRANADAHLEELRELARYTTEVLSSVPAESRVLISAHDAFNYFGNAYGFEVMGIQGISTESEAGLQRIAEMVDTIVRRDIRAVFVESSVSDRNIRALIEGAAAEGHEVTIGGTLFSDAMGAAGTYEGTYLGMIDHNATVISRALGGDAPERGMSELLN; encoded by the coding sequence ATGATTTTGAGTAAAAGAAGTCTTTTGGCCACCGCGACCGCCTTTGCGCTGGTTTTGCCCGCCGGTTGGGCCATTGCAAAGGAGCAGCTGGATGTGGTGGCGACAACCGGCATGATCGGGGATGCCGCACGCGAGGTTGGCGGTGATCTGGTCAAGGTGCGCGCCCTGATGGGGCCGGGGGTTGACCCTCACGCCTATCGTCAGACGCGTTCCGACATCGTGGGCATGGCCAAGGCCGATCTGGTGCTGTGGCACGGTCTCTACCTTGAGGCGCAGATGGAAGACTTCCTGAACGAACTCTCCGAGAGCGGGAATGTCGTTGCCGTGGCGGAAAGCCTGCCACGCAATCTGCTGATCGGACATGAGGATTATGAAGGCAAATTCGATCCGCACGTCTGGATGAACCCGAACCTGTGGTCCCGCGTGGTGCTTAACGTGCGCGATGCGCTGATTGAGGTGCAGCCCGAGAGTGAGGCCACGTTCCGTGCCAATGCCGATGCGCATCTGGAAGAACTGCGTGAACTGGCGCGATACACCACCGAGGTGCTCTCATCGGTGCCCGCAGAAAGCCGCGTTCTGATTTCAGCCCATGATGCGTTCAACTACTTTGGCAACGCCTACGGTTTCGAGGTCATGGGCATTCAGGGCATCTCCACCGAGAGCGAGGCCGGATTGCAGCGCATCGCGGAAATGGTCGACACCATCGTGCGCCGCGACATTCGGGCGGTCTTTGTTGAAAGCTCCGTCTCGGATCGCAACATTCGCGCCCTGATCGAAGGCGCTGCCGCTGAAGGCCACGAAGTAACCATTGGCGGCACGCTGTTTTCCGACGCCATGGGCGCGGCAGGCACATATGAGGGCACGTACCTCGGCATGATCGACCACAATGCGACCGTGATTTCCCGCGCCTTGGGCGGCGACGCACCCGAACGCGGCATGTCGGAACTGTTGAATTGA
- a CDS encoding ammonium transporter encodes MTLDINAIYAEQVTLNSLVQNLLYGSGTVGAILVVVGLLLIDAGTARRKNLFNSTIEKTLGFFIGFATYYVIGFGFWAAQYYVMVDATIGDSLKDWWIGGAMTNVLAHNVDPAVFPGLNTFQIFIFFLAVFAGIINILLHFAVSERMKPAAFYITCVVATIVSSILSFATWGSVGPLTNAGFHDFFGVGFVYMFPAGMALALTPMLGKRPGMMEPHERVSAYLAPSIGLAAPGLLLIFAGLPMVILSCLFFFDPEALAVSVTMAETSVGVALNNYALVWAGGAITGMLIAYKSGNYAYTLLGPLAGYVAGASGFDVYMPWQAFILGLVAPFGAYIVYEFTLKRGIDEHKLFPLFIGAGSVGMIALGLFKSGTPRGGYLGIEEGAYAFQHGEISLVMQLVGTAVCIGTGFVTALVLGLIFKATIGLRVDHDDQIDGLDNKYWGLEPDVITHADNTPRA; translated from the coding sequence ATGACTCTAGATATCAACGCGATATACGCGGAACAGGTGACGCTGAACTCGCTTGTTCAAAACCTGCTTTACGGGTCTGGCACGGTCGGTGCGATCCTCGTGGTAGTGGGATTGCTGCTGATTGATGCCGGTACGGCGCGGCGAAAAAACCTGTTCAACTCGACCATTGAGAAAACACTTGGCTTTTTTATCGGCTTTGCCACCTACTATGTCATCGGCTTCGGTTTCTGGGCCGCACAATACTATGTGATGGTGGACGCCACGATCGGGGATTCACTCAAAGACTGGTGGATCGGCGGGGCGATGACCAACGTACTTGCCCATAACGTAGACCCGGCCGTGTTTCCCGGCCTGAATACCTTCCAGATCTTCATCTTCTTCCTCGCTGTTTTCGCAGGTATCATCAACATTCTGCTGCATTTCGCGGTTTCCGAACGGATGAAACCGGCGGCCTTCTACATCACTTGTGTCGTGGCGACGATCGTGTCCTCGATCCTGAGTTTCGCGACATGGGGCTCGGTTGGCCCGCTGACGAATGCGGGTTTCCACGACTTCTTTGGCGTCGGCTTCGTTTACATGTTCCCCGCGGGCATGGCGCTTGCTCTGACGCCGATGCTGGGCAAACGCCCCGGCATGATGGAGCCGCATGAGCGTGTGTCCGCATACCTCGCCCCAAGCATCGGTCTTGCGGCACCGGGGCTTTTGCTGATCTTTGCCGGTCTGCCGATGGTGATCCTGTCCTGCCTCTTCTTCTTCGATCCCGAAGCGTTGGCCGTCAGCGTTACCATGGCCGAAACCAGCGTGGGTGTCGCGCTCAACAACTATGCGCTGGTCTGGGCGGGTGGCGCGATCACCGGGATGTTGATCGCCTATAAGTCCGGAAACTACGCCTATACCTTGCTTGGACCGCTTGCGGGCTATGTCGCTGGCGCATCGGGCTTTGACGTATACATGCCCTGGCAGGCGTTCATTCTGGGCCTCGTCGCACCGTTTGGAGCCTATATCGTCTATGAATTCACGCTCAAGCGTGGGATCGACGAACACAAGCTGTTTCCGCTCTTCATTGGCGCGGGGTCGGTCGGCATGATTGCACTTGGTCTGTTCAAATCGGGCACGCCACGCGGCGGTTATCTTGGCATCGAGGAAGGCGCCTATGCATTTCAGCATGGCGAAATCTCCTTGGTCATGCAGCTGGTCGGAACGGCCGTTTGCATCGGCACTGGTTTTGTCACCGCGCTGGTCCTTGGGTTGATCTTCAAAGCGACCATTGGCCTTCGTGTAGATCATGACGATCAAATCGACGGGCTGGACAACAAATACTGGGGTCTGGAGCCTGACGTAATTACACACGCGGACAATACTCCACGCGCCTGA
- a CDS encoding FadR/GntR family transcriptional regulator, translating to MTRISTVRFTTDQPIGETVRIIVEKLSVRIESGQYPPESRLPSERALAAELGVSRNTVRDALDVLEANGMLRRRQGSGSFVLPQGQDAPAPGSIGERTGPLDHLIVRSILEPEMMRLAVMNMSPNDLDQLSQVVAQIEAVRTDLNEFIRREEEFYRLIAKATRNPLLEACYELTIEVCRQSFRTAIMRKHLTPGRIQSYQTRFNSLFNAIATRDVEAAVEITKLHLVEEQKLFLHEG from the coding sequence ATGACCCGGATCAGCACCGTCAGATTCACGACCGATCAGCCGATTGGGGAAACCGTGCGGATCATTGTCGAAAAGCTTTCCGTCAGGATCGAATCCGGTCAGTACCCCCCGGAATCCCGACTGCCCAGTGAGCGTGCGCTGGCGGCGGAGCTTGGCGTGTCACGCAATACGGTGCGCGATGCGCTGGATGTCCTCGAAGCCAACGGTATGTTGCGGCGCAGGCAGGGATCCGGGAGTTTTGTGCTGCCCCAGGGCCAGGATGCCCCCGCACCGGGATCAATCGGTGAGCGAACCGGCCCCTTGGATCATCTGATCGTGCGCTCCATTCTGGAGCCTGAAATGATGCGGCTTGCGGTGATGAATATGTCACCCAACGACCTCGATCAGCTGTCGCAGGTTGTGGCGCAGATCGAGGCGGTGCGCACGGATCTCAACGAATTCATCCGCCGGGAAGAGGAATTCTATCGCCTGATCGCCAAGGCGACGCGCAATCCCTTGCTGGAGGCGTGCTACGAGTTGACGATTGAAGTCTGCCGGCAGAGTTTTCGCACGGCGATCATGCGCAAACACCTTACACCGGGACGCATTCAGAGCTATCAGACGCGGTTCAACTCACTGTTCAATGCCATTGCCACGCGGGATGTGGAGGCGGCGGTCGAGATCACCAAACTGCATCTGGTGGAGGAGCAAAAACTGTTCCTGCACGAGGGCTAA